The Myxocyprinus asiaticus isolate MX2 ecotype Aquarium Trade chromosome 19, UBuf_Myxa_2, whole genome shotgun sequence nucleotide sequence CCTCCAaaccctcaaaataatctgcctggtgatcatTACACAGGTCAGAACACAATTCTCTATGTGACTATTTCccacattgatgaccgccccatcgcccaaaacacaaagtctggggcaaaaccacgtcacacacaaaattctgaaccttcaaacagaatttctggatctcaatacaccaccaaaaatatgggccatgtctccatcctccgattggcatcgccagcaggtgggtgtgtctttaaggccatgcctatacaatctagaggaggtccaataaaatctatataaaatcttgaatcgcataagatgcacccttgcatctctagatgcagacttgatgtttttaagaatcctagcccccacactccttcctccaataccaagttgaaatctttctcccataatctcttaatagaagttaaagctctgttccccagactctgaattagcagggagtaatacactgatgcctcatgatcttttccaaaagcagtaatcaccactcccagagtatctgccactttaggggggtgtatgctactcccaaaaatagtacatagGAGGTGGCACAGTTggaatacctataaaactgagatctggggatcccaaaatgttgaaccaaattttcaaaagatctcaacactccattctcacatagatcacagagtgtattaacctccctcacaatccactctgaccagcagaaaggggacttattaatacataattttggtatGCTCAAGGAAACATTGAAATAAATGtctgagttaaacactctggacacttttgtccataccgagtgcaaatgcgaaataacagggtgtaacttaacttcctgttcaataccaaaccagggaggggctctctcaggtggaagtgaccaatgagccaaatgtctgagactgaatgcataataataaaacaaaatcatgggtaggcctagcccacctttatcaatcggcctatgtaacttattgaaatgtaatctgggacgcttaccattccaaatgaaggacttcgctatgctatcaaattgcttgaactaagagagggggacatctacagagagagattgtagcaggtagttaaattttggaatacaattcattttaataaaattagccTTCCCaataatagataaatgtaatgaagcccacctgcccacatcgctcgaaaacctttttattaggggatcaaaattaactctagctaaatcagacaaatttgctgggaataaaatgcccaattacttaataccctgtttgggccactggaaggcgcccggctggaaagatttctatcttgatctttatagttccacatctttgtccaccgatgaagatattagaaactttgtggaaccattagaactcacgACGGAGCAAAaataattatcttgattctgagataaccttggaggagcttgacgaggtaattaaggccctacctacaggcaaggctcaggggccagatggttttgctgctgaatttttagatcttaggctacagaactggcttcacttttgctagaagtttatacagaatcactaaagaatggaaagcttccgccaaccatgacacaagcccggatcagcctgattcttaaaaaagacaaagatccaagcgagtgtaagagttaccatccaatttccctgatacagctagatgttaaaatattgtcaaaacgtttggttaaccgattaagttatgacatctcttatacatatagatcaggtggggtttattcagggctgcagttcttctgataacattaggcgtctcatcaatatcatgtggtcagtggcgaatgatctgACTCCAGTCGCTGGTATCTCACTTCACggcgaaaaggcttttgatatggtagaatgggattatctttttaagattttggaaatatacaggttcgggaatacctttattggatggattaagttttttatagacatccggtagaGGTGATAcaaaaaatggattaatttcagattattttaatctggataggggcacccgacagggttgccctctttccccattattgttctgtcttgccctggaaccattagcagccacgataaaaaTGAAGATGATTTactaggggtggtggcgggaggtatggggcataagcttttgctttacgcagatgatattttattatttgtctccaataccactagatctatgccttgcctccatggaattattcattccttttctaagttctcgggatacagagtcaactggtctaaatctgaagctttggctctgacagcatactgcccagtaacagctttccagccgggcgccttccagtggcccaaacaaggcattaagtatttgggcattttattcccagcaaatttgtctaagttaattttgatcccttaataaaaaggtttttgagcgatgtgggcaggtgggcttcattatatttatctatgattgggaagggtaatgttaataaaatgaattgtattccaaaatgtaactacctgttacagtctctccctgtagatatccccctctcttatttcaaccaatttgatagcatagcgaagtccttcatttggaatggtaagcgtcccagattacatttcaataaattacataggccaattgacaaaggtgtgctaggcctacccaagattttgttttattattatgtgttcggtctcagacatttggctcattggtcgcttccacctgagagagcccctccctggttttgtattgaacaggaagttcttgcccctatttcgccactgcaaagcccttctatcaaactaatcggagaagttaagttacaccccgttatctcacatttgcactcggtatggacaaaaatgtccagtgTTTAATTTGGGCATTTATTCCataaaaggtcatgaggcatcagtgtattattccctgttaattcagagtctgggtgacggagctttaacttctgtcaagagagtatgtgagaaagatttaaacttggtattggaggagggagtgtgggctaggattctaaaaaacatcaagtctacatctagagatgcatgggtgtgtctgatgcaatttaagattttacattgattctatttgaccccctctagattgtatagacttggtctcaaagacacacccacctgctggcgatgccaatcagaagatgggaacACAACCCacgttttttggggatgtgtaaaaattcaagaattttggttgagggttcagaattttatttgtgatgtgttggatgctcaggtttcattttgccccaggctctgtgttGTAGGCGATGGgacggtcattgatgtaggagatgggTTCATGAAGAGTTGGGTCCTGACTGGTGTCATGATCGGaaggcaggtcatccttaggggatggaaatcAGCTGGAGCACGTTTCTGGAATGGTGCGCagagttgggcagggtggcggcttttgaggggaTGGTttgtagaaggctgggcaacatgGGATTATTTAaaatggggtaggtatttggattTTGTGGAGGGCTCTTGGGGGGAGACAGTGGAGGGAGATGGGTaatattgaatgtgtgtgtgcattcttattgttttttttaatactgtctgttgatttattgtttacTTTGTGTGTCATTGTTGGTTTGATGTCGGGCCACtggggtgtgtgtttgtttagattatagattaaagtctcctcccaatattatatcatgaggggtgccaggggcttgcaacatcccttcaagatctataaaaaagtcctgatcatcagcgttaggtgcgtaaatattagccaaaatcaacctttgcccctgaatttctgctaaaacaataatgacccctaatttatctttaatctgtttgagacatttgaattgtaaatgtttacttatcagtgcaatgactcccctgctcttacttgagccagcactaaagaaaacatgtccaccccatatcttcccaaatttgtgtgaaaatgtgtttcttgaagaaacactatatcatatttcttatgtttaagaaaataaataaccttccttctttttatggggtgccccagcccattcacattccacatggagagagacaattctctcatattaacattttacattttgacatattggaaaaaatagattgtgtgtcaaaaataaaatgataaataccacattccaacattagtgccacagtCAGATCCCGAACTTACCCCAGAAccagacaaacagaaaaaagaaaaacgtacacattaaccccgtgcacgacagcgccaaccggcatccatccctctaaactcaaaaagtccatgtacgcctacgagagtccccgcgacaactttgccgtcagattgctcaagtccggtgcttctgtacaaattttttgagacagaattacataacagaaaataatctataaaacacactccagccaataggcagaataatcacaaagaacgtgtagattcattcacaaaactgtcttgaaggtgtgttcctccacaaaacaaactccagccgctagcgggaccagcacacaaaaaataaataaataataaagccgttcagtttcttTGGACAGTCatacgaatgttcagtgagccggctgtttcatgaATGCAGGAGATGacttaatcattccaatgtcctgcaaaaaatactccacgcaacaaactccatccaataggaggcataagtataaagaacgagcagatttatccacaactgtcccaaaggagtgttattccacaaaacaaactccagccgctaggcggaactagcacaaaaagaaacaaaaaaggcgcccagcttcctcggacgatcATGTGTATGTTCAGCAAGACAAGCCCACTTGGAGGCAcgtaagaaacacaccatgatttcctcagtccattgattttatgaaagacgtcgcttgttgtgggcatgtaaatattttgaccgggaacttcagtgtaaaagcgaccctTCGTCGACGCAaatgtttcttgaaggagtgttactacacaaaacaaactccagctgctaggtggaaccaacacaaaaagaaacaaaaaaggtacccagcttcctcaaacagtcaagtgtatgttcagcgagatgagctcacttgggggccatatgaaaatcaccaaatggtttactcatgccattgtctctatgaaagacaatgcttgctgtgggcatgtaaatattttgcggctatccttagtatctattctcaatttggctgggaacatcagagcaaaagcgatcttccgttgatgtaagagtttcttgcattccttgatcatgtttctctcttgttgaatttgcaaaatctgggaacaagaaaatgctgtgattcttccaagaaagctttcatttgctcctcgcctcacgcaacacaagatctttatcggatgatctcagaaatttggccagaactgatcggggcctgtctccctcagcggatctgtgagccgggactctgagAGCtctctcgatttccagcttatggacttttatgtcgagcagactcgggaagagctcgtctaggaatttcaccatatctcttccttcttcatgctcaggaattccaacaattcagacgttatttcgctgattacgattctccaaatcctccaacttttcccaaacgcgttccaagtctatcttggtcgctagcggattagcagctaattccctctccgatgactccagataattgatccatctctcgacatcccccaatcttgtaaccatctcagagaatttCGTTTTCATCacagtaatcgatcaacgtattacagcaagatcctctaagtcagcaacaactttcatcagcatcacagacatgctcgccagttggcaCTGAATtgctcccgccgcaccgtccaaacttgagtccctggtctgcgggcctgtctgaGGTATCTGCTTGAGCACATaggtgtcttttaatatctctagagcctgaggattttgaattctttgccatgctgacttcaaagaacagatatgtagcagggtgtatcgaatctcaccggtttatgacataaaactaattaaaaactagcaaagtgcgcagagctcgccgtatcaaagtccgctcctcgcatggcatcatgtgactccTCGACTGGCAGAATTTTTTTAATGGAGCTGTTTTTTAAACcaacagacaaaacaaaaaaataacaatctcttatttttgtattatatttcacacatcaggctttaaagggCATTATCCTCTTGAGACccagaaattaatttttgtatagGACGTTTTTAAGTTTCTCTTAGCCCATATATGCCACAgtagtaaatcttggggtattctTGGAGGATACCttgagataccaaatgtttgtgAGTTTAGCAataacaacttcctctccttggtctatagaaatgtatgacattacaattccacacatcaaatcaaatatttcatatgctttttatgcaccaaacactatatcaACGTTTAAAAAAGCGACattgtaaaaccttttttttttttctgggtctcaggaggtaataataagatgacatcattatagcttgaaatgtaaaacaatgagatttttataatgacataaaaatacatttaaatattagggatgggcacgagtactcagaCATGGCaacaatgatcgatcatgaaaacgatgatcagtagtgatcacgcatgatgtgacttttcacttaattcgaaatccattgtcaattacctgacaactaaacacaaacgtgtcaaagagggagcttatttttaattttgagattgattacgttgtggttttgaggggtacattgattatcaGAGACTTCTCATAGcactttaaatactgtatatcttatAAAAATGATATGTAAGTATTTTCAAAGTTCAGTGTTTTTATTGTGGTGGgtgtgaatgtaatgtaatgatgattgagagataaACCTAATCTGTCTATAAAATAATGTATGAAATTTTCACCAAGCACAGGTTACttcaaatactcattttgaaatatcactttatcaaaatcagcataGATTTCAACAAAACTTGTGCATCACAGTataaaagtagacattttctattgcatacaacaggtttttcagcAAAGTATTTGTCATGTCGATGATGTAGAGGCATTAAAAAATCATGTttcaaatacactcactgagaactttatttggaacacaatACTtgtactgggtagggcctccctttgctctcaaaacagcctaaatttttcatggcatggattccacaagatgtttgaaacattcctttgagattctagaccatgttgacatgattgcatcacgcaatttctgcagatttgtcagctgcacattcatgctgtaaatctcccattctaccacatctcAAAGGTGTTCTACTGGATTCAGATCCAGTGACTggaaaggccactgaagaacagtgaactcgttgtcatgttcatgaaaccagtttgagatgactatTGCTTTATAGCATGGTGCATTATTATGCTGGAAGTAGACAATAGAAggtgggtaaattgtggccatgtagggatgcacatggtcagcaacaattcTCAAACAGGTTGTGGCATTCGAGTGATGATTGGTTGGTATAAAGGGGcctaaagtgtgccaagaaaacattccccacaccatcacaccaccaccaccaacctggaatgttgacacaaggcaggttgggtccatgaattcatgctgttggtgccaCATTCTGAccccatctgtgtgcctcagcagaaatcgagattcctTAGACCAGGCTgcatttttccagtcttcaactgtccagttttggtgagcctttctgttcttggctgacagaaataCAACATGATGTGGTCTTCTGTGGTTATTGCCCATTCGCAATTATTTTGCCCAATTGTacggagtggttatctgagttaccatagtctttctgtcagctcaaaccagtctagccattctccattgacctctctcatcaacaaggcatcttCATctgtagaactgccgctcactggatgttttttgtttttggcacaattctgagtaaactcaaaatactgttatgcgtgaaaatcccaagagatcagaagttacagaaatacataaacgagccagtctggcaccaacaatcatgccacggtcgaaatcactgagatcgtattctttccccattctgatggttgatgtgaacattaactgaagctcctgacctgtatctgcatgattttatgcattgcactgctgccacacaattggctgattagataattgcaagaatacataggtgtacaggtgttcctaaaaaagtgctaTGTGAGTGTATGATAAATTGTGACAGAGTGAGTCCTGTTGTGAGAAATAGATTGAAGTatcaataaaacttttaaaaatgcttctGTAATTCTGAGTCTCTTGCTATTAACAGGTGGTAATGTTCTGATATTGGACACGTGGAGAGAGCAGGCTGGGCCTTACATGCAGGCTCTCCACTTCAGCTTTGCTGCTGGAGCGTTTGCCTCCCCGATCATAGCCAAGCTGGTGTTTGGCCACAAGAAAGATCCCCACATGAATTCCACCACTTATGCTCCTCCATCGTCTGACAACTCCTCCAACACCATCCTTTCATTTTCCCATCCTACAAGCAATTTTATATCATCCATGTGGGCTTACATTGTGATTGgtgcttttgtttttttagtgtcaCTAATATTTTTCATCCTGTACTTCCGTGGTACCCCCACCTCTAAACGAGTAAAGACGGCCTCAGGAAAGCCACTGTTCTCCAAACACCACAACACTCTCGTATTCCTGCTGTCCATGTTCTTTTTCTTCTATGTTGGAGGTGAAGTAGCATATGGCTCCTTTATTTTCACCTATGCAAAGGACTACACTGGTATGGAGGAACCTCAGGCAGCAGGGCTGAACTCACTCTTCTGGGGAACGTTCGCAGCTGGTCGTGGTCTGGCCATCTTCTTTGCGACTTGTCTGCGGCCAGGCACCCTGATCCTGTTGAGTCTAGTGTGTTCTACAGTTTCCTCTCTCCTACTGATGCTTTTTAGCAGAAATTACCCTGTGCTCTGGACTTGCACAGGCCTCTATGGTGTCTCCATGTCTACCATCTTTCCCAGTGGGATTTCATGGATGGAGCAGTACACAACAGTGACAGGGCGGTCAGCTGCAGTGTTTGTAGTGGGTGCAGCCCTCGGTGAGATGGCCCTGCCAGCCCTATTGGGCTTCTTACTGGGGCAGGTGCAGAAACAGCCATTGTTGATGTACCTGGCATTTGGCACATCAATCTTCACTTCCATCCTCTTCCCTATCATGTACAAACTAGCATCACAAGGAAGGGACTCTTATATAAAGAAAGTGCAAGGCAAACACACCAAGGATGACAGTGAGTACTGGCAAGCCACACTAGACAATGTGGAAGAAGTGGAGGAGTTGAAGAATGAAGATGAAACTGATCAATTTAAAGATGGAGACGATGCCAGTCTAGCGAACTCTCCTGCCAATGCTTCAGTGTCATCTGATGCTGCAGCCACTGCTCTTGCTGAGCAGTCAATGAGCACTTCCTGAGCCCTTCAACCAGCACCTTCAGCATACCCCACAGCCCTAGATCCTGTGTCTAAGAATTTACTAGCTGCAAACTGTTAATGCTTACAGGGAGGAATGAAGTTCCAGATCTGCTATAGATAGTATTCTGATGATGTCACGACACGTGTCATCACCATATTGGGGAGACACCAGATCAAAACACACAGTTTGTCTGCCGATGCAGTGGGAGAAAGAATATTACTTAATACCTTGTAAAGTTTAGTGTAGTATTTCAAGTTTAATAGATTATTAAGGATATCTTTCCCGTTGTCATACTAGTgaagtaatatactgtagattGATGGTCAGCGAAAGGCTACAGTAAAGTCTAATTGCAGGCTTATGTTTACCTGGCTCTTTCTTCCATTTGTAAGTGTTCTTCTGTTGCCATCTTGGCCCATTAGTAAAATATTTTGATCTCTTGTACACTTGTATAAATACCGAGTGACATTACATTTAATCTTAAATCTACAACACTAgcattctgtactttgtttacaTTAAGCAGTCAGGAATCGGAcagttagcattagcattagtaTGCAAGCTTGCATTCTTatcttctgttttatttattgaatactCTGATATTAAGTGTTTGACTGTgtctcatttattacatttattttcaagtaGACAGTTACATTCAAGGTAAAACAAAACTTGGCTGGGTCTCGTTTCTCAAGTCCGGAGTAAACACTCTAAGTCACAGGGACGGAGTAGCAatagggaagatcgggagaattcccgctgggccggtcaaaaattgggcagGTTAGGTCctcatgttgattgacaaactttcatcatgtgtcgcataacaattgccaacagtccgtaacatccggtacttaaaggatcaaaattgcattccgtattatagcggacgcagtctgtattttatcatctcacactcaaacaaatgagagagtatcCTCTGAGAGACAAAACTGATGTTGTGCCGCTccacttgacagcgcgggaaggatcacggaagatccatcgagaacagataggctactaatagctgaatggatgaacatgcttcaggtacaagatcatcacaagtttaatactgactgcagtctcacaatctcagtcaattaatctctgaaatcctcttccctagcagtgcagaatgataatagcaaaattattttttgtcacaaaataacagaatacttaaagtaaatgaatacagatgcaacagcacgacacggtacgaaaataatgtgactttacagctctcaaaagaataaactcaacaaaacaaactgcacaaagtgccttcaatgttgtatcatgcgataaaaccctcttaaagagacagtaaccattttgcctttgtcctgaacatttacattccaagtaaaagaaaagtacaactgtgttatttttagtcttttatttcactcttatcattgtaaaatggcacgttttgaatggcatgtaaaaatgaaaaaacaatcactaattgtttcactggacctgttgctattttaatgatCTAAATTCAAAGCACTAACCATTTAAAGTGCGAGCCTgcacatcttgaaagagttataaacatttacagttctatagtgttattatgtgcctagatagtctttaaaataaacttagtttacccaaaaatgaaatttctctcatcatttactcaccctcatgccatcccagatgtgtatgactttctgctgaacacaaatgaagctttttagaagaatttctcagttctgttggtcctttcaatgcaagtgaatggtgatcagaactcagaaggtacaaaaatcacataaatgcagcataaaataatccatacaactccagtggtttaatctatgtcttcagaagcgatataataggtgtgggtgagaaacaaatcaatatttaattttatatattttttttactataaattctcctccctgcccagtagggggcgatatactTATGTAAATCactaaaaacagaagaagaactcctaagagagaagagtgcttatgaaagtgaaagtggagatttatagtaaaaaatgacttaattattgatctgtttctcactgcttctcatttacttgcattgaatggaccaacagttcttctaaacatcttcattcatgttctgcaaaagaaagtcatacacaactgggatggcatgagggtgaggaaatgatcaaatatccctttaacattcacttatttttacaatacatacaatgatgtctgatgacaaagtgaaaatcttagtgaatgctgtatgtggtataatgacatggagagcttaaataattttcaagtaattacatatattgcatatttttgctgtgatcttgttttattgttatcatcttcacctccaaccccccttttgggtgtgggctgacttggaaatgacatcccgg carries:
- the LOC127410466 gene encoding sodium-dependent glucose transporter 1-like, which encodes MKEHTLFDKRKGFALEGNQSERSEKVDIVRPGRGQNDTGTFWRWLVNLALYASTLGLGMAISVLGPTFEDLASNVNKNISDLSYIFVGRSSGYAGGSLLGGILFDSVNPYLLLGFSLLITAFGMCGTPFCKQAWLLTALVSSVGMSMGVIDTGGNVLILDTWREQAGPYMQALHFSFAAGAFASPIIAKLVFGHKKDPHMNSTTYAPPSSDNSSNTILSFSHPTSNFISSMWAYIVIGAFVFLVSLIFFILYFRGTPTSKRVKTASGKPLFSKHHNTLVFLLSMFFFFYVGGEVAYGSFIFTYAKDYTGMEEPQAAGLNSLFWGTFAAGRGLAIFFATCLRPGTLILLSLVCSTVSSLLLMLFSRNYPVLWTCTGLYGVSMSTIFPSGISWMEQYTTVTGRSAAVFVVGAALGEMALPALLGFLLGQVQKQPLLMYLAFGTSIFTSILFPIMYKLASQGRDSYIKKVQGKHTKDDSEYWQATLDNVEEVEELKNEDETDQFKDGDDASLANSPANASVSSDAAATALAEQSMSTS